The Spirochaetota bacterium genome has a segment encoding these proteins:
- a CDS encoding S41 family peptidase: MLRGIFMLMRKYPFRFIFGVVLVAILVIIFFSYSQIFGNKGIFSSFSKDDDYYYYLEMLNSVYNLIKDGYVDGDKVDAKKLFHGAIKGMLESLNDPHTAFLSEDDFKELTVETSGKFGGLGIHISSKDGYIYIISPIEDTPAFREGLKPGDYIISINGETTKGMSVEKAVKLLRGTPGTRVTITIKRNDEIFEKTLTREIINIPTIRWGWVSEEKGIAFIRILQFSGTTYDSFVNAIDKIKKSDTQLKSLILDLRYNPGGLLDEVLKILDVMVPEGLLLETRGRIMGSDQRTYASGKKPIIPLNIPIVVLINEGSASASEILAGVLQDTHRAVVVGTKSFGKGSVQTIRQLPDGSGLRITIARYYLPSGKTPDKEGIVPDVVVETTKITKELEEKISIIEREGYIKEYMKNKSEVTEQDIQNISKLLQEKGIKLDKKVIKILANREVPRIQVFDPDDEYVQKAIEVLEDYKKYSKPLVFYKK, translated from the coding sequence ATGTTAAGAGGTATATTTATGCTTATGAGAAAATACCCCTTCAGATTTATCTTTGGTGTGGTTTTAGTTGCAATTTTGGTAATAATTTTCTTTTCATACTCTCAAATATTTGGTAACAAAGGTATATTTTCGTCATTCTCAAAAGATGATGACTACTATTACTACCTAGAGATGTTGAATTCTGTCTATAACCTTATAAAAGACGGGTATGTTGATGGGGATAAGGTTGATGCGAAGAAGTTGTTTCATGGTGCTATAAAGGGGATGCTAGAAAGTCTTAATGATCCACACACTGCTTTTTTAAGTGAAGATGATTTTAAGGAACTTACAGTTGAGACAAGTGGTAAGTTTGGTGGTTTAGGAATACATATATCATCAAAGGATGGGTACATTTACATAATATCTCCTATTGAGGACACACCTGCTTTCAGAGAAGGTCTTAAACCTGGAGACTATATAATCTCCATAAACGGCGAAACCACTAAAGGTATGAGTGTTGAGAAAGCTGTCAAACTCTTGAGAGGAACGCCCGGGACAAGAGTTACGATAACTATAAAAAGAAATGACGAAATATTTGAAAAAACTCTTACAAGAGAGATCATAAATATACCAACTATAAGATGGGGATGGGTTTCAGAGGAAAAAGGTATAGCTTTTATAAGAATACTTCAGTTTTCTGGGACTACTTATGATTCGTTTGTGAATGCTATTGACAAGATAAAAAAGAGTGATACTCAACTTAAGAGTTTGATACTTGATCTGAGGTATAACCCTGGGGGATTGCTTGATGAGGTATTGAAGATCCTTGATGTTATGGTACCTGAGGGATTACTACTTGAGACGAGAGGAAGGATAATGGGTAGTGATCAGCGAACTTATGCTTCGGGAAAGAAACCTATAATACCTCTAAACATTCCTATCGTAGTTTTGATAAATGAAGGTTCTGCTTCTGCTTCGGAGATACTTGCTGGGGTCTTGCAAGATACGCATAGAGCAGTGGTTGTTGGAACTAAGAGTTTCGGTAAGGGGTCTGTTCAAACTATAAGGCAACTACCAGATGGCTCAGGATTAAGAATAACAATAGCACGATATTACCTACCTTCAGGTAAAACACCTGATAAGGAAGGTATAGTCCCTGATGTTGTCGTTGAGACAACCAAAATAACGAAAGAGCTGGAGGAAAAAATATCCATCATTGAGAGAGAAGGTTATATCAAGGAATATATGAAGAACAAAAGCGAGGTAACAGAACAGGATATACAGAATATTAGTAAGTTGTTGCAAGAAAAAGGTATAAAACTTGATAAAAAGGTAATAAAGATACTGGCTAATCGCGAGGTTCCTAGAATACAAGTGTTTGATCCGGATGATGAGTACGTTCAGAAAGCAATAGAGGTATTAGAGGATTACAAAAAGTATAGCAAACCTCTGGTCTTCTATAAGAAGTAG
- a CDS encoding ribose-phosphate pyrophosphokinase, with amino-acid sequence MSDVVVLSGRSNSSLAKKIADYLGLELGNTLITEFADGEIFVKIEESIRGSDIFIIQSTCNPSNQNLMELLIMIDAAKRASADRITAVIPYFGYARQDRKAEPRVPITAKLVANLITTAGANRVLTMDLHADQIQGFFDIPVDHLYAFPVFIDYLKENYEDISDFVVVAPDMGGVKRARFLASFLDLNIAIIDKRRTGYNIAEVMNLVGEVKGKNAVLIDDIIDTGGTVAKAARKLKDEGAKKVIVMATHPVLSGNAKEKLLDDAIDEVVVTDTIPIPEEKMLPKIKVLSVYKLFAEAISRTHTNSSVSSLFVKK; translated from the coding sequence ATGAGTGATGTTGTTGTCTTAAGTGGTAGGTCAAACTCATCTCTTGCTAAAAAGATAGCAGATTATCTTGGACTTGAACTTGGGAATACTCTCATAACCGAATTCGCTGATGGTGAGATATTCGTCAAGATAGAAGAAAGTATAAGAGGTAGTGATATTTTCATCATTCAATCAACTTGTAATCCATCTAATCAAAACCTGATGGAATTGCTTATAATGATTGATGCTGCTAAGAGAGCATCCGCAGACAGAATAACGGCAGTTATACCATACTTTGGATATGCTAGACAAGATAGAAAAGCAGAACCTAGAGTACCTATTACAGCAAAGTTAGTAGCAAATCTTATAACGACTGCTGGAGCAAATAGAGTTTTGACTATGGACTTACACGCCGACCAGATACAAGGCTTCTTTGACATACCTGTTGACCATCTTTACGCTTTTCCTGTCTTCATTGACTACCTAAAAGAGAACTATGAGGACATAAGTGATTTCGTTGTTGTAGCACCTGACATGGGAGGAGTTAAGAGAGCAAGATTCCTAGCATCATTCCTTGACCTAAACATTGCAATAATTGATAAGAGAAGAACTGGGTATAACATCGCTGAAGTTATGAACCTTGTTGGTGAAGTAAAGGGTAAAAATGCTGTTTTGATTGATGATATAATTGACACTGGGGGCACTGTTGCCAAGGCTGCTAGAAAACTCAAAGATGAAGGAGCAAAGAAGGTTATTGTAATGGCGACACATCCAGTCCTTTCAGGAAACGCAAAAGAAAAACTACTGGATGATGCAATAGACGAAGTAGTTGTAACTGATACAATACCTATACCAGAAGAAAAAATGTTACCAAAAATTAAAGTTTTAAGCGTTTATAAACTTTTTGCTGAAGCGATATCAAGAACTCACACAAACAGTTCAGTAAGCTCCTTGTTCGTGAAGAAGTAG
- a CDS encoding SpoIIE family protein phosphatase, producing MSESLIPYSAFITLQILGWFIFLKSPKLINTRIIFITIMSSSLITLFIGISWDSAKMNALEITNASLRLTSLMMVIANLSILRLMVSFPEEKDLKLLDLLLLGAVGIVVYILFMTDSVIVGAEQREGIIYRLEGQYYRLYTSVATGLLVVSSLIGIVKAVRTKHKIFKLQTTLIVIGTALSLLLAVFIAMVIPILLKTFRYYYLSSLLGFVLAGSLAYAITRTKLFNITSAIYNTIVVVVSIIVLGAIGGITLKVISNYSTSLANVFPLSIFLLLSILILIGNYLNKFIRKILKFKSNYIETLLNDINSIDLTKPQEEIVDKLVKSLRENISSTKINLFVENEVGLLENIYTETNTEESLDKNLKVIEILSSYGNKTVFLSSEIISDPILKTNADVIQDMFKKLSSEVIILVKDGTQTIMLLSLGEKENGRTYDNYDYKALQTIYPTLFTIAYILKNLKKQKITITVNREIEMSRTITETILHNIKKPNPAELDFEYITRTSSGLGGDFVDVIKIKNRYLIVIGDISGKGLTASMSMVVLKSSIYTLIRNKLNFKGMVEELNKIIKENLPKGTFFSGVFILVDTQQKEMFFINAGIPAMWHYSSKLKSISQIQGEGKVLGFVKDISKYIQINKVSLNKNDIVVIATDGYTGAKSLEGTTFPLSITENIIKLSENKNSREILDKLFDTWYNFVNRKIEDDISLVVFKLS from the coding sequence ATGAGTGAAAGTTTAATTCCTTATTCTGCTTTCATTACTCTTCAGATACTAGGATGGTTTATATTCCTTAAGAGTCCCAAATTAATAAATACTAGAATAATTTTCATAACGATAATGTCTTCTTCACTTATCACTTTATTTATCGGTATCTCTTGGGATTCTGCTAAGATGAATGCACTTGAAATAACAAATGCATCTTTAAGACTTACATCACTTATGATGGTGATAGCAAACTTATCAATACTAAGATTGATGGTCTCTTTTCCTGAAGAGAAGGATCTGAAACTGTTAGATCTATTGCTTTTGGGTGCAGTAGGAATAGTTGTTTATATACTTTTCATGACAGACTCGGTAATAGTTGGAGCCGAACAGCGAGAAGGGATAATATACCGACTCGAGGGGCAATACTACAGACTCTACACTTCTGTTGCTACTGGGCTATTAGTAGTATCATCGTTAATAGGCATAGTAAAAGCAGTAAGAACCAAACATAAGATTTTCAAACTTCAAACAACACTTATAGTGATAGGAACAGCTCTATCATTACTACTAGCAGTGTTTATAGCGATGGTAATACCTATACTCCTAAAAACATTCAGATACTACTACTTATCATCGTTACTGGGATTCGTACTCGCTGGATCATTAGCCTACGCAATAACAAGAACTAAACTCTTCAACATAACATCCGCAATATATAATACCATAGTTGTAGTAGTTTCAATAATAGTCTTAGGAGCTATAGGTGGAATAACACTGAAAGTAATATCAAACTACTCAACATCACTAGCGAATGTATTCCCCCTATCAATATTTCTACTACTTTCAATACTAATTCTGATAGGCAACTACCTAAATAAGTTCATAAGAAAAATCCTCAAGTTCAAGTCAAACTATATTGAGACACTGCTGAATGATATAAACTCAATTGATTTAACAAAACCACAAGAAGAAATAGTAGATAAACTCGTAAAGTCACTAAGAGAAAACATATCCTCAACAAAAATAAATCTCTTTGTAGAGAATGAGGTTGGACTTTTAGAAAATATCTATACTGAAACAAACACGGAAGAAAGTTTAGACAAGAATCTTAAGGTAATTGAGATACTCTCAAGCTACGGGAACAAGACCGTTTTTCTAAGCTCCGAAATCATATCTGATCCAATCCTAAAAACGAATGCTGATGTAATACAGGATATGTTTAAAAAACTATCATCAGAAGTTATCATATTAGTGAAAGATGGAACTCAAACAATAATGTTATTGTCGCTCGGTGAGAAAGAAAATGGTAGAACATACGATAACTATGACTACAAGGCACTACAAACGATATATCCAACACTCTTCACGATAGCATATATACTCAAAAACTTAAAGAAGCAAAAGATAACTATAACAGTGAATAGAGAGATTGAGATGAGTAGGACAATCACCGAGACAATACTTCATAATATCAAGAAACCAAACCCAGCAGAGCTAGATTTTGAGTATATAACAAGAACGAGTAGTGGTTTAGGTGGCGACTTTGTGGATGTTATAAAAATAAAAAACAGATATTTAATCGTTATAGGAGACATATCTGGCAAGGGGCTCACAGCAAGTATGTCAATGGTGGTCTTGAAATCATCAATATATACTCTAATAAGAAATAAACTTAACTTCAAAGGAATGGTTGAGGAACTTAACAAAATTATAAAGGAAAACCTACCAAAGGGAACATTCTTTAGCGGAGTTTTTATACTCGTTGACACTCAACAGAAAGAAATGTTCTTTATAAACGCAGGCATACCAGCAATGTGGCACTATTCCTCAAAGCTCAAGAGTATATCACAAATACAAGGTGAAGGGAAAGTCTTAGGATTTGTGAAAGACATCTCAAAGTATATACAGATAAACAAAGTATCACTTAACAAGAACGATATAGTTGTGATAGCAACCGATGGATACACAGGAGCAAAGTCACTAGAAGGAACTACCTTCCCACTATCTATAACGGAAAATATCATAAAACTATCGGAAAATAAAAATTCCAGAGAAATACTAGACAAACTATTTGATACTTGGTATAATTTCGTCAATAGAAAAATTGAGGATGATATTAGTTTAGTTGTCTTTAAACTATCTTAA
- a CDS encoding serine/threonine-protein phosphatase: MKYSIFIKYISQGVSILLLFSVFYIAFIYTKSLENISFIIINGLLISLMYYVFNPLSERLSRLLLDLIIYNKWNKPINKFIQQLETTISDSEFVNLIKRFIEVEANIFLLWIENNKVIYKSPSRLFEDENIMKNLTSLIKEEGVNKYTEREIINGGSNEIVAILLKHNQFELFFISRYISIINPSLFEEMYSEIIKFTKRREIIENMFKVSTLSHEWELLSKIQKVFLPETIPPIKGLDVSISFEPLVSVSGDYYHIIPLQDEKYLFVIGDVSGKGLNASLLMAVIVNAIKINRNKTLKEIIYEVDRTIKDLEFEGKYTTIILLLCNPENGEIEFVNSAMPRILLVRDGNIQEFQVDLPPLGIIDLPEFQTSRYKLKEGDLLFLTSDGILEAKNNYDEEYQNTGRLKNLLISNYTKKSEEVSRIIREDLKDFLSSSKLSDDLTYIIIKKGGVA, encoded by the coding sequence ATGAAATATTCCATTTTCATAAAATACATTTCTCAAGGAGTATCAATACTACTACTCTTTTCGGTATTCTACATAGCCTTTATATACACCAAAAGTCTTGAAAACATATCCTTCATCATTATCAACGGACTGCTAATATCACTTATGTACTATGTTTTTAACCCTCTATCCGAAAGATTATCTAGACTTCTACTTGACCTAATAATATACAATAAGTGGAATAAACCTATTAACAAGTTTATCCAACAGTTAGAAACAACTATATCTGATAGTGAATTTGTTAATCTCATTAAAAGATTCATTGAAGTTGAAGCGAATATCTTTTTACTATGGATAGAAAATAATAAGGTCATTTACAAAAGTCCTTCAAGATTATTTGAAGATGAGAACATTATGAAAAACTTAACCTCTTTAATAAAAGAAGAAGGAGTGAATAAATATACTGAAAGAGAAATTATAAACGGTGGTTCAAATGAAATAGTAGCAATTCTACTCAAACATAATCAATTTGAGTTGTTTTTCATATCAAGGTATATATCTATAATTAATCCATCGTTGTTTGAAGAGATGTATAGCGAAATAATTAAATTCACAAAGAGAAGAGAGATAATTGAAAACATGTTTAAAGTATCTACACTATCACATGAATGGGAACTACTATCAAAGATACAAAAAGTATTCCTACCAGAAACTATACCACCTATCAAAGGGCTTGATGTTAGTATATCTTTTGAACCACTTGTGAGCGTAAGCGGTGATTATTATCATATAATACCTCTTCAAGATGAGAAGTATCTGTTTGTAATAGGAGATGTTTCTGGTAAAGGCTTGAACGCATCCTTACTTATGGCAGTTATAGTAAATGCTATAAAGATAAATAGAAACAAAACATTAAAAGAAATAATATACGAAGTTGATAGAACCATAAAGGATCTGGAGTTTGAAGGCAAATATACAACTATAATCTTGTTATTATGTAACCCTGAAAATGGGGAAATTGAATTTGTGAATTCCGCAATGCCAAGAATCTTATTAGTAAGAGATGGTAATATCCAAGAATTTCAGGTAGATTTACCACCCTTGGGAATAATAGACTTACCAGAATTTCAAACATCACGATACAAACTGAAAGAAGGAGATCTATTATTTCTTACCTCCGATGGAATTTTAGAAGCCAAAAACAATTATGATGAAGAATATCAAAACACAGGCAGACTGAAAAACCTTCTAATATCAAACTATACAAAAAAGTCTGAAGAAGTATCCAGAATCATAAGAGAGGATCTCAAAGATTTCTTGTCATCTTCAAAACTTTCAGATGACCTCACATACATCATTATCAAAAAAGGAGGAGTAGCATGA